The following coding sequences lie in one Mercenaria mercenaria strain notata chromosome 5, MADL_Memer_1, whole genome shotgun sequence genomic window:
- the LOC123557275 gene encoding UPF0462 protein C4orf33 homolog isoform X3: MKVRAPFYNDPAAPSGPAGQPFPQLWDYEVVEAFFLSDSGKYLEVELCPHGQHLVLMLDGRRNMIKDKLPIQYTSNIAGNEWTGTAVLPADYFPPNVSKFNAYAIHGSGDNRQYEAYRAVPGDQPDFHRLEYFANVDFSSVLPQLSHVSQYWQQKPGSG; encoded by the exons ATGAAGGTTCGAGCCCCTTTCTACAATGATCCAGCAGCACCCAGTGGCCCAGCGGGGCAGCCATTTCCACAACTATGGGATTATGAAG TTGTTGAAGCGTTCTTTTTATCTGATTCGGGGAAATATCTGGAAGTTGAGCTTTGTCC CCACGGTCAGCATCTTGTTCTGATGTTAGATGGAAGAAGAAATATGATAAAG GACAAATTACCTATACAATATACAAGTAATATTGCGGGCAATGAATGGACTGGGACGGCAGTTTTACCGGCAGATTATTTCCCGCCAAATGTTTCTAAATTTAATGCTTACGCAATTCATGGGTCAGGAGATAACAGACAGTATGAAGCCTATAGGGCCGTGCCGGGAGACCAGCCAGACTT tcatcGACTGGAGTATTTCGCTAACGTTGACTTTTCGTCAGTTCTTCCACAACTGTCACATGTGTCGCAGTACTGGCAACAGAAACCCGGCTCGGGATAA
- the LOC123557275 gene encoding UPF0462 protein C4orf33 homolog isoform X1 has protein sequence MGITRRNIITVVSITSAIFMVYKFLKALTRDRLGLAFTIGQSWDGKDLAHQKAEVTISKGNGNHVVMKVRAPFYNDPAAPSGPAGQPFPQLWDYEVVEAFFLSDSGKYLEVELCPHGQHLVLMLDGRRNMIKDKLPIQYTSNIAGNEWTGTAVLPADYFPPNVSKFNAYAIHGSGDNRQYEAYRAVPGDQPDFHRLEYFANVDFSSVLPQLSHVSQYWQQKPGSG, from the exons atgggGATTACTCGAAGGAATATAATAACTGTTGTTTCAATAACATCAGCTATTTTTATGGTATATAAGTTTTTGAAAGCTTTGACGAGAGACAG GTTAGGCCTGGCTTTTACAATTGGACAATCGTGGGATGGAAAAGATCTTGCTCACCAAAAAGCGGAAGTAACTATTAGTAAAGGGAATGGAAACCACGTAGTGATGAAGGTTCGAGCCCCTTTCTACAATGATCCAGCAGCACCCAGTGGCCCAGCGGGGCAGCCATTTCCACAACTATGGGATTATGAAG TTGTTGAAGCGTTCTTTTTATCTGATTCGGGGAAATATCTGGAAGTTGAGCTTTGTCC CCACGGTCAGCATCTTGTTCTGATGTTAGATGGAAGAAGAAATATGATAAAG GACAAATTACCTATACAATATACAAGTAATATTGCGGGCAATGAATGGACTGGGACGGCAGTTTTACCGGCAGATTATTTCCCGCCAAATGTTTCTAAATTTAATGCTTACGCAATTCATGGGTCAGGAGATAACAGACAGTATGAAGCCTATAGGGCCGTGCCGGGAGACCAGCCAGACTT tcatcGACTGGAGTATTTCGCTAACGTTGACTTTTCGTCAGTTCTTCCACAACTGTCACATGTGTCGCAGTACTGGCAACAGAAACCCGGCTCGGGATAA
- the LOC123557275 gene encoding UPF0462 protein C4orf33 homolog isoform X2: protein MVDRLGLAFTIGQSWDGKDLAHQKAEVTISKGNGNHVVMKVRAPFYNDPAAPSGPAGQPFPQLWDYEVVEAFFLSDSGKYLEVELCPHGQHLVLMLDGRRNMIKDKLPIQYTSNIAGNEWTGTAVLPADYFPPNVSKFNAYAIHGSGDNRQYEAYRAVPGDQPDFHRLEYFANVDFSSVLPQLSHVSQYWQQKPGSG, encoded by the exons ATGGTTGACAG GTTAGGCCTGGCTTTTACAATTGGACAATCGTGGGATGGAAAAGATCTTGCTCACCAAAAAGCGGAAGTAACTATTAGTAAAGGGAATGGAAACCACGTAGTGATGAAGGTTCGAGCCCCTTTCTACAATGATCCAGCAGCACCCAGTGGCCCAGCGGGGCAGCCATTTCCACAACTATGGGATTATGAAG TTGTTGAAGCGTTCTTTTTATCTGATTCGGGGAAATATCTGGAAGTTGAGCTTTGTCC CCACGGTCAGCATCTTGTTCTGATGTTAGATGGAAGAAGAAATATGATAAAG GACAAATTACCTATACAATATACAAGTAATATTGCGGGCAATGAATGGACTGGGACGGCAGTTTTACCGGCAGATTATTTCCCGCCAAATGTTTCTAAATTTAATGCTTACGCAATTCATGGGTCAGGAGATAACAGACAGTATGAAGCCTATAGGGCCGTGCCGGGAGACCAGCCAGACTT tcatcGACTGGAGTATTTCGCTAACGTTGACTTTTCGTCAGTTCTTCCACAACTGTCACATGTGTCGCAGTACTGGCAACAGAAACCCGGCTCGGGATAA